DNA sequence from the Malus domestica chromosome 06, GDT2T_hap1 genome:
TCCGATACAATCCGGTAGAACAAACGTAGTGGCGTAAAAGGCTTTTACGCATCGTATCATATTCGCGTCCGCACTGGCATTCGTTCCTCATTCTTCGGATAGGTTTTTTGACTTAACCACAAGCTAAAAGCTCTCTCACTCCCTCACCCGCcccctctcatctctctctctctcattctctctctgaTCAGAACTGAACCGAGAAGATGAGGTCTCAGATTTGCAGATCCGCTTCCAGAGCTGCGAGGTCCGTCCTCTCTGCTCCCAAGGCCTCCTCCCGCTCCTACTCCGGTAACGTTTCATCTCCCTTCTGTTTTTTCACCTATTGTTTTCAGCATTGACTTCTCCGTGTTCATTAAGTTTCAGCTTTCTACTATATTGATTTCGATCAAATGTTTGATTCTCACAAATTCGGAACGCGATCGACGATCTACGTCATGAATCGCCATCTGTTTGTTTTCATGGAAAATGAATAAGAATTCGAGTTTGACCGAGAAATGACTGGATTCTTTCTAGTTATTGGATTGTTTGGATGGTTCAACTTTGTTTACCTTTCCATGAATTGATTTATCGTCAAAAAcagtaaaaaaatgaaatatttcTTACATGAATCATTGCTTTTGTCTCCTTGTTTTGGGAAATAATTATTGGGATTTTCTTTGCTTCTTTGATTTGATCTGTCGTCTCTGGATTTGACATGGATGATCCACTTAGTGGGACATCGATGTTGTGCGACTCACCTACCGACAGTTGATGTACTGATTGTTTGATTTTTGATTCCATGATTGATAAGTAGGAATGCATCTGAAATCAGTGACTATTCCTATCAACTGTTGTACATATAAAGGTCGTGGCTTTGTATGCGTTACGTTAGGCTTTTCCGACATAAAAAATCAGTGATTATTTCACTTGTTTATTGTAAAAATTAGGATGATGCTTGTGTTTGTGTAAATCGGAAtgcaagttttttttcttttttatcgtGTACCATGTCATCCGCATTGCAGAAGGGCGAGCTGTAGCTACCGCAGCAGCAGTAGCGTTGGGCTCGAAGGCTCCTTTCTTTGCTTCAAGTTTTGGAAGAGCTGGTTCTGACAGTGCATCTAAAAGATGGATTTCTGGAGCCCTTGCCGTTCCTGCAGCAGGTATAGCGGAATAAAACTCTATTTCATGCGTATCTGGTCTCCTAATACAATTAATCGTGTTTTTTAGATTGTTAGATCTTGTTTCAAAAGTGTGACCTCTGTTTGCGTTGCTGTATAAACATTTAGAAGGACATAATGTAGAAGTAGAAGTACAGTACTTTATCTTTAAAATGTGATGTCGATTAATTTGGGTCCGAGTGAAGAATGGCCTTGTCCCTTGCCCAAGTTTTAGAATTGTGGCTTCCGGATCCTCTTCAACAACAATTAAACTGTGCTTAAGCACAGTAATGGGTTGGAATTGTTTAGCTTGGGATGTGTTCTTGACTTGACTTTCTTCCTTAATTTCTTCCAACCTGACATTATACATGAACCGCCAAAGATATGTTACCTACTGTCAAAACTCTGCACTCATCAAATTTTAGTCTCTACAAACTAAATCCTAACACatcctttgttttcttttctctgaTCTCTCTAGCTTACATGCTCGTCGACCAGGAGGTTCATGCTGCAGAGGTACTTTGGATACTTTCTGTGCCATTTTTTCTCACTGTTAATACTTCTTTTTATTCTAGTTATTTACAAATTGTTCATTCAATCAGTTGGAACGCACTTTCATTGCTATCAAGCCAGATGGAGTTCAAAGAGGACTGGTAAGTTAACTGTCCGACCTAAGATTTTGTTCGCTGAAGCATGTGCTATGGCTAGCATGATATGTTTCATACCTTTTTTGTgctaagcctttttttttttttccagattgCAGAAATCATATCTCGATTTGAGCGGAAAGGTTTTAAACTTGTAGGCATTAAAGTGGTTGTTCCTACAAAGGATTTTGCGCAAAAGCATTATCATGATCTGAAGGAGAGACCATTCTTTAGCGGCCTCTGCGACTTCCTTAGTTCCGGCCCTGTCATTGCAATGGTTAGTAGGACTATCATACGCTTGAATAGGGCAATATCCTTTCATCTCGCCAATCTCATATTCCTAACAATTGCAGGTTTGGGAAGGAGAGGGTGTGATCAAGTACGGTAGAAAACTTATTGGAGCTACAGACCCCCAAAAATCAGAACCCGGAACTATCAGAGGCGATCTAGCTGTTGTTGTCGGAAGGTAATAGCTTGATCTTGATAACTTTATCGCATTGGTACTTACCTTTTATCTTATATTTAGTTTTCAATCTCTGTATTGTTCACTCCGAGTCTAACTTTGATACCACAATGCCATGCAGAAACATCATCCACGGCAGCGATGGTCCGGAGACTGCCAAGGATGAAATCAACTTGTGGTTTAAACCAAATGAGTTGGTTAGTTACACCAGCAACCAAGAGAAGTGGATCTATGGAGAAAACTAatcaaagtttttgttttccttgatGTTCCGGCAATGTAGGTCTTCCCCATGAAGCGTGGGGCGAAAGTAAAGATTATTGTTAGAATAAAACCAATTTCAATTGGAGGTGAGTGAAATCATTCGCTGCTGTTTAGTACTCTATTCAATAAAATTCTTCGCTGTTTTCTAATAATAAGCATGATATTTACAAcagttttgtatttttattatattgGTAAGTAACACATTAGCGGgatggatgaaaattttgaagctcaatattgttttgattttaattGATAATATTGGCAGGTAACATTTCATTATCATTGTAAATTTAGGTTTCCTTGTCGAAACAAATTTAGGTTTTATGTAtttaatgttttaaaaaaatgaaaactaatattATGTTTGGACGagagaaataaacttggaatttaggtaaaagttagaatttataaatttacaTGCACAAGTTCCCTTGTttagattcataaacatagaaatttaggaatccgtggaaaaaaaaaacttggaatttggaaccTTTAATTcctaagtttaaattccatgtaaataggcgTCATtacccaatttctatgattgacaGTTTAGAAATAACAAATTCCTTATTCAATTCTATTATTCTTtcacactatgtttggatgaagaaatttaaaattaataaggaattttaaaataacggaaattgaaatgagagaattttattttctagatttTGTGAATGTTCTTGTTTgattaacctaaaagaacaataaccaaacaagaagagtgacaaattctaaaaaaaaaataaaatctcgtcattttaaaattttttagtaattttaaatttcttccCAAAGTgtaagagaaaagagaaaaaagaaaaaaggcccAGCAAATACTTATTTTATTAACATCTCATATATTGTTGATTAAACCCCACATATTTAATACACCTCATAtttgctttttcaattaaaaataatcttaatacaccccacatatttTCTCATAATACCCTTACACCACATTCTCATACACCTAATATTTCCTCGtgctgttcactttaacgaaaaaccacatttttacaccaaaaagtcaatcatgatactattcactttatcatttattttgtctttatcgttaaaactcaaagttttcaaattcttttcaCTAGTTTTCCTCATTTTCTATACACCCACCCCACATTCTTCAAATCTTATAAtacttattttcaatttttataaattaaattgacTTGGGATTAAAACCCTAACATTCTCTAAAAAGAGAAGTCTACAATTGAGCTTGAGTTTCATTGGGTCATCACAACCAATCTCCTTTTCTCTGTCTCTTAAGCCTTTTGctaacaaaaaatatttctgATAAAAAATGGCAACGGGTAGGAACCTAACAAAGCAAAAGTAAACCTCAAAAGATGAATAAGAACAGACAAGGCGTTTGCTGGGTTGGCCGCCTATGAAATTGGGTAGTATGGAAAGTAAAAACGGGCTTAAATAATTACCGATGTCGTTGAATAATTAAAACAATGAGAAATATGAAAATTTACCTCATTTGAAGCTCTCGAAATATTGATATTGTgttccatttgttaaattttttctcaatcaacatgttgaTAGTTTTAATAGTTAGaattttattcaacaatggagtGGAGGGTGAGAGGGGTTTTcatagttgaagaagataaataatacgttaaaaataatttggtgtgtatttagaaatttcttattttctttaaacCTCGTAAGttcaaaattgtcattacatAGTGTTggaatatattaatattttaggtATTATTTTGTTTGAGTTTTTTTATAAGTTTAGTTTTGATCTAGCCTATTAGCATTTGGGTTagagttagtttattataaatagagtgctttgttattcattagaaatCAAGTCAGTAACAACGTAgtcttctagggttttgtagccgttccggcattctcgttagtttaataatatttctattattttgttagtctcgttcgttgcatactctgatattcaactcataatAGATTACATAAGCcacttaatattaaattttaatgtgaggTGCATTCAACGGCTATGTgggggtgctaataaaaaaaaccccagCAAAAGAGAAGagtcggaaaaaaaaaagaaaagaaaagagagctttAGACAAAGCTCTGCAGCAGCAAGCATGGGCTGCTGCTTCTACTTCGACCAGCAAAAAGATGATGAATGCAAGGAGTTGGGATGACGAAGACGAAAACGCAGAGCACCCCGAGACTCTGTCTGGCGAGAAGAAAAGACCGGCAAGTCGTATTACTAAAAGGAGTTACAATCGATATGGATTAGCAATAGTACCATTTAGATTTAGTGGTTGGATTAGCAATCGATATGGCTTATCCACCTCGCTATATTGGGTTTGCCAGTGTAATTATCTTGCTTTGTGCAGTATTATTAACAGCCAAGGCTCAGACGGCCCTGAACTGTGCCACTGTGTTTCACGAGTTCAGCTTTTGTATGTCATTTGTCCGGGGATTGTCTTCTGGACCGTTGAGGCAGTGCTGTGACTCCATCAAGCCTTTGAACGCGATTGCCAGACATGATGAAGGTGGTCCGAAAATGATCTGCGAATGCATCGCTATAGAGTGCTGGACAAACAAAAGGGTGGAGTCTGAGATGAACCTTGTAGAGTCTGTTGTGAAATCTCTCCGTTCACTTGCGAAAGAAAGTCGTGAAAGGCATCCAGCATTTGTGAT
Encoded proteins:
- the LOC103437370 gene encoding nucleoside diphosphate kinase III, chloroplastic/mitochondrial-like, translating into MRSQICRSASRAARSVLSAPKASSRSYSEGRAVATAAAVALGSKAPFFASSFGRAGSDSASKRWISGALAVPAAAYMLVDQEVHAAELERTFIAIKPDGVQRGLIAEIISRFERKGFKLVGIKVVVPTKDFAQKHYHDLKERPFFSGLCDFLSSGPVIAMVWEGEGVIKYGRKLIGATDPQKSEPGTIRGDLAVVVGRNIIHGSDGPETAKDEINLWFKPNELVSYTSNQEKWIYGEN